The genomic interval CCCCCGAGTTCTGTTCCACATACTCCCGGCGCGGTGCTTCATTTTCAGCTGAAAAAACGAGTCCCAGCACATTCATTTCCACCTTCGTCAGCGGATATCCCTCACACCCTTTAGTAAGCGTTTTATTCCAAGCCGCTTGGCTGTAATACGAGCCAAACCACCACTTACCCTCTTTGATGAGTTTATTAGATACCGTACAGACAAAATACTCTCCCGGCTTGGCTTTTTTAGGAATGCCGCGGTCGCGATACATCGAAACCAGAGTTGCCAAATCCAACTCATGCAGATTCGAAGGGTATCGAAAATATGTTTCCGGCTGTTTTTCCATCACACTTTAAGGTAGAAAACTGGAACCGAATTATCATTTTTTTTTGCAGGACGTGAGATGCGTGACGACCGTTGCCAAACATTTCACATCCCCCTCTATATTGCTATCCCTTTTCAGCAATTAGCTGCTTGGCAATATCCATGTTCACATCTTCGGGATCAAAATCGTCGGGGAGGCTAATGTTCGTCTTGCCAAATTTAATATACGGACCATACCGCCCGTTCATCACACGTACCTTTTTGTTTTCTTCGGGATGCTTCCCAAGATCTTTAATAACTTTTTTGTTTTTTGATGATCGTTTTTTCTTCTGCTCCAGTAGGTCCAGAGCACGATCTAAAGTTACATCGAGTACGTGATCGTTCTTTTTGAGCGATGCAAAAGTTCCGTCATGCACTACAAAAGGCCCATACCGGCCAACCCCGGCACGTACCACTTCTCCAGTATCGGGATGTTCGCCCAGCGGACGCGGGAGTTCCAGCAGGCGCAGTGCCAGATCTACATCCACATCTTCGGGCTTCATATCATCAAGCAACGAAGCACGGTCAGGCTTTTTGTTGTCGTCCGTTACTTCCCCAACCTGTACATAAGGACCGTATCGTCCATTCAACACAAAGATAGGCTCTCCGGTATCAGGATGCTGACCTATAGACTGCGGTCCCTTTTCTTCGGCCTCAATAAGTTCCTCAAGTTTTTCAACCGTTATATCACTGGGCTTCCAGCTCTCAGGGATAGAAGTAGTCAGTTCTTCGCCCTCTACTTCCTTTTTGATGTAGGGACCGTACCGACCCACTAGAATATTAATCCCATTTAGTCCCGGCAGCGGCAAATTGAGCTGTCGTGCATCATCGGGATCAATCTCATCTTCTTGCTCATCGACTTTTGCCTTTAGGCCTTTTTCACCCTTGTAATACTCACTTAAATATTGATCAGTATCAAGCTCACCGTGGGCAATTTGGTCTAGCTTTGCTTCCATCTGGGATGTAAAATCACTGTCCACTACATCATGCAAGTTCTCTTCCAGAAGCTCCGTTACGGCAAAGGCTGTAAAAGTAGGAATCAGCGTCTTGCCGTCGGCCTCAGCATAACCCCGATTTTGAATCGTACTTATGATAGATGCATAGGTACTGGGTCGGCCCACGCCTTGTTTTTCGAGCTCTTTCACCAGTGTCGCTTCTGTAAATCTTGAAGGAGGCTGTGTCTCGTGAGAGGTTGGCTCGATACCTTCTTCGGTAACTTCTTCTCCTTCGGCAAGCTTCGGTAAAAATCGTTCTTGATTTGCTAGTGCCGCATTCGGGTCATCACTGCCTTCTACATACGCACGGAAGAAACCCGGAAAGATGATTTCTTTTCCACTTGTTTTAAATTCAGCTACTTTGCCATCGGCATCAGCCTTAATAGTCACGTTAGTAAACTCCAACTCGGCTTTGGCCATCTGGGTAGCTATGGTACGCTTCCAGATTAGATCATACAGCTTAAACTGGTCACCGTATAAACCGGCCTCTTGAGGTTTCTTAAAATAACTGCCCGCCGGACGGATGGCCTCATGGGCCTCCTGTGCTGCTTTTTGTCCGCCGTAATTTCGCGGACGATCAAATAAATATTTTTTGCCGTATTCATCTTTTACCGCATTCCGGGCTGCGTTAATGGCCTGTCCCGAGAGTCGCGCCGAATCGGTACGCATGTAAGTAATATGACCATTTTCATACAGTTTTTGTGCCACACCCATCGTCCGCTTGGCCGAAAAGTTCAGCTTGCGGTTCGCTTCCTGCTGTAGAGTAGAAGTAATAAAAGCCGCTGACGGATTTCGTTTGCGACGATTTTTCTTTACTTCTGATACTTCCCATTCTGCTCCATTTAAATCATCACGCAATTCTGAAGCTGAATCATCATCCAGCAATACCACCTTTTCCGGTTTCTTAAGCTTGCCGGTGTTTTCATCAAAGTCTTTGCCAGAAGCCAAACGCTTTCCATCAAGACGCGTAAGATCAGCCTCAAAGATATCAGACTCGTTTAATTTGTGCAGCTTCGCTTTTAAGTCCCAGTAGCGGGCAGAACGAAATTTCATGCGTTCGCGCTCCCGCTCTACTAAAAACCGTACGGCCACCGACTGCACACGTCCCGCCGAAAGGCCGGGTGCAATTTTCTTCCACAGCAGTGGCGAAATAGTATATCCTGCAAGACGGTCGATAATACGTCGTGCTTCTTGCGCGTTCACCAGGTTGATATCAATATCCCGAAAATGATTAAGTGACTCTTTGATAGCCTCTTCGGTAATTTCTCGAAAGACCATCCGCTTAACGGGTACATCGGGCTTTAAAATTTCGGTGAGATGCCACGATATGGCTTCACCTTCGCGGTCTTCATCAGTAGCAAGAATTAGTTCATCCGAATCTTTGAGCTCTTTTTTAAGTCGGCGTACAACCTTCTTTTTACCGGATGGAATAACGTAGAGCGGCTCAAATCCGTCATCGGTATTCACTCCCAGGTTTGACCACTCTTCACCTTTAAATTTCTTAGGCACTTCTTTGGCATTCGCCGGTAAATCACGAATATGTCCCATCGACGAATCGATCACATAATCGTCCGGCAAATACTTTTTGAGGGTCTTAATTTTTGTGGGTGACTCTACAATTACAAGAGACTTCATATAATAACTTTTCTACAAATTCTTGATCACTTCTTTGAGCTCTTCAGCGTGATCGTTGGTATTAACTTTTTCAATAATTGCTTGTACAGTACCATCGGTACCTATTACATAAGCCGAACGGCTGGGCGCCTGATATTCGTTACCAAACATCTGTTTATCAACAATAGAATCGGTTGCTTCGGCAAACTTATATTCTGGATCGGAGGCCAATATATAGTTAATATCAAGCTTCTCGGCGTAATTCTTGTGCGAGCCGCAGCTGTCTTTACTAACAGCTACCAGGTTGTACTCGCGCTCATCAAACCAGTCCGCCTGATCTGCCAAACTTTTATTTTGCTTGTCGCAACCTGAGGTATTATTCCGCATATACACCGAAACAATTGTGGGACGATCCAGCAATTCAGAAAAAGTAACCGTCTGCTCAGTGCCGTCCTTCACGATATCCAGCGCAAAATCGGTATCTATTTGTGTTCCTTGCTTTACCATATTGTTTTTTAAAATCCTGGCTTATTAATGTTTCACGATTTGTATTAACTATACTACAACCCAAAATCGTTCATCTCATTCGATGTTTATTCTTTTATAATAAAATGATCCGCAGGATACTGCAATAAATCTTTTGATTGCCGAAGGTACGGTCTGTAATTGAAGATTAGATGAAGGCGGAAGCCATAAAATGTAAGACGGCGGAAGTAAGATAGCGGGTAAACGCAATATCTAAAAAATCAATTTGCAAGTATTATAGAGCAACAACATCCTATTTATGAATAACCATTCATGAAATTAACCATCTGCTCTTATATATCACTTTCCGCAATAGTTTAGCTCTCCAATTGCGCCATGCGGCTGTATCTATACCATCTAAGTATTGCTTGCTGATAAAATACGTAGCAATTCATTGTTATTTCTGATTTATTCCTACATAACGGCATTAAATCATTACCATTTCCTGCCTGATATTCCTTATTTTCTTGAACAATCACATATAGTGTGGCCGTTAAAATTATCACTCACCCAGAAGATTAAAATTTATGTCAGACCGATTCGAATTTAATACTCAGGATATTGACTCTACTGAAGAACTCCATCAGCAAATGGAAGAAGCCTGTGATTTGATGGAATCTATTTATGAGGATGGTGAATATCCGAAGGTGTTAGTTAAACGTTCGTGGTCAAAACACAATCCCATTATCACCGGAGAAATGGCCAAGCCTAAGGCCTACCGCTGGTACCTGCTGCGGGAGCTAAAAAAATTGGGTGAGAAAGGAGCTCAAATTAAGGTGATACCCTCACGCGAACGCCGCCCGCTCAACGATCCGGAACTGCTCGAAAACACTGACGAGGACGACTGGGATATCACCCAGAAGAAACTCTTTCTCTTTAGTCCTGAACGTATTGAAATTTCGCTGAACCGGCTCAGTCATTACACTGGCACCGATCCCGAAGATTTTCAACGCTATATCCTGTTTACCAATTACGATATGCACGTAGAAGAGTTTTTGAAAAAATATCCTGACTGTGTAAAGCCGAGTCGGGGCGGCGTACAAATGCCGGCCTTTCATCACAAGTTACCCAATAATAAAGGCGTAACCCTTATCAATATTGGCGTAGGACCCTCAAATGCTAAAACTATTACTGATCACGTGGCTGTACTGCGTCCCGATGCCATGATTATGGTCGGCCACTGTGGCGGGCTCCGTAATCACCAAGCCATTGGCGACTTTGTATTAGCTACCGGATTTATGCGTGCCGACGGGGTGCTTGATGAGATTCTACCGCTCAACATCCCCATCACACCCAACTACCTGCTTAATGTATATCTGAAGGAAGTACTCGATTCTTATAATCGTGATCATCGGCTAGGCACAGTATATAGTACCAACAATCGTAACTGGGAGTTCGTCAAAGGACGGACTGTCGAACAAATCCATATGAGCCGCAGTATCGCTGTGGATATGGAATCGGCTACCGTAGCCACCAACGGCTACCGATATCGTATCCCCAATGCTACGCTGCTCTGCGTGAGCGATAAGCCCCTGCACGGCAAACCCAAGCTCAGTGATGAGGCACAAAATTTTTATGAAGACTCCAAGCAAATGCACTTGGATATCGTGCTTGAAGCCCTGGATATTTGCAAAGAAAGCTATCCGGAAGGATTGCCCAACGCCAGCATCCGCGCAATGAATGAACCCCTTATGGGTGGACCTGATGAGGATAGCTAAACATACTTCTGTCGAAATGGACAAAAAAATAAGATATTAAATTCTGTTTGGTTCCCTCTTATAACACCCCTCACTTGTGTAATCAGTATCTGTGTTTTGCTTTTTTGGCCCGGATCCGCCAAATACATCATGGTATTTTTATTACTAGGCTTAACACCAGGTTTAATGTCTAATTTTCACAGGGAAAAACAGTTTGAAACACCTTATTTCACTATTAACATGGTCACTTTAATATTGGTTATCATCTTTGTGTATTTTGCATTACAAGGATGAAATGTACAGGTACTAGAGTGTGCTTGTGCCAATAGGTTCCCAGAGCAAACTCCTTATTATTCTGATTATCAGAATGCAGAGATGCTTATTTAGCATGTAAACAAAAATAATACCCGGGAATAATGAAATTACTTTCCAATAATACGCTTCGTATTGTATCAGGTATTTTTATGATTACTGCCGTTTTACTTACTTTCGCCAATTTTGCTAATATGATTCTAATTTACATTATTGGCGGAACGGGATTATTTTTATTTGGCATATATTTGCTCAAGACTGATAAGAGCAAATATAAGTCAAAGCTTGCTCCATACCTTCTGGGTATTACTGCCATAATAATTTATTTGGTAATAATGACTTTATAGATAACAATTTCCTTTCAAATTTATTTCTAACCCTGGTTAACTTTAATATAGCCGGGGTTTTTATTTAATGCCTACCCTTTCCACCTCATTATCCCCCTCATGATGTTACACCTAAAACAACAATACTTTACTGTTTAACAACAAAAATTTATTGTTATTCAATAATATTTTTTATTATTTACCGGTGAACATCAAGAAATAATTGACATTTATGGCTTGGAAATGGTTTAAAAACGACTGGAGCATTGCCGGATTCCTGCTCTTTTGTGCTCAGTTTGCGTGGGCGATGTACCTCCTCTCGTTTATAGTGTACTCGGCACTGTTTCTATTGGGAACACTATTAGGGTCTGGAATATTTGCTCCTTTTGATCTGCCGGCCCAGTTTAAAATCCAAGACTTTACAAAAGTAGTTGCCAATAGCAAGACCATGGATATCTTTGGAAGTCCTATAGTGGAACTAGATGTCAGTACACTTGGCACTGAGATCCAACGCACGTGGACCACTTCTTTAGCAAGTGTAATGATCCTCGGTCTCAATGGGATTATCCTGTATGGACTTACCTTACTCAAGCGAATTTTACAAAGCCTCCAACGGGAACAACCCTGGAGCAAACAGAATTCAAAAAACTTACGAATAATCGGCTATTTGATGGTGCTTGCAGTCCCCTATAAGTACGGTATCGGCTGGCTTTCCTATTTGACCATTCAGCAAGTTCAACTGCCGGAAAATATCTCCCTGTTCTGGCCACCCATTGCATGGGAACTGGGACTAGCCGGGCTCGCGGTTCTGCTGGTCGCCTACATTTTTGAGGAAGGCACACGGCTGTATGAGGAACAAAAGCTTACAGTATAACCATGGCTATAAAAGTAAATTTGGATTTGATGCTGGTAAAGCGCGACATGACGCTGACCGAGCTTTCTGAGGAAGTCGGCGTTACGATTTCCAATCTCTCAATCCTAAAAACGGGAAAAGCCAAGGCCGTACGATTTTCGACACTCAACGCTATCTGCGAAGCACTGGATTGCCAGCCAGGCGATATTTTGGAATACGAGACAGACACCAATGATGAGAGGTGAAACACAAACGCATTGGACCTTATTCCTCGGCAATATATTTTCAATTCACGCTTTATGTCTATTCGTTCTATCACTGAAACCTGAATAAAGAACAGTCGTACACAACGATCAAATACTAATTACATACCAAAAAGTTATGATGCTAAAGGCTCAGAACGTCACTAAGACTTTTAAAAAATCAGGAGGCAATGCTTTTAGGCTGCAAATCGACGAGCTGGAGATATCGGAAGGCAGCTTTACGGCTATCCTCGGCCCCAACGGCTCTGGTAAGTCAACTTTTCTAAAAACCATTCTCAACCTTTTGTTTGCCGATACCGGCCAAATTTCTCTGCTTGGCACCAGCCACAAAAACAAGGAGTCACGATCGAAAGTGAGCTATCTTCCTGAAAATTTTTCTTTCCCGAAAAATTTAACTGTAGAGCAAATGCTCCATACGTTTGCAAATCTCAAGGATAATAACCCCGATGACCTTGATGCAAAGATTGCTGAACTGGCCGAGGCCTTTAACGTTGATTACCTGGACAAAAAGATCAAAAAGCTCTCCAAAGGGATGACCCAAACAGTGGCATTGATGCATACCTTTTTGTCTGATGATAAGTTCTATATTCTCGACGAGCCCTTTAACGGACTCGATGCGGTACAAAAAAAGGCTATTATGGATTACATCTTCCATCTACAGGCTGAACACAAGATCTCTATTCTTATCACTACACATATCCTCTCGGATATCGACAAAACCTGTGATACGCTCCATCTTATAAAAGACGGAGAAATCATTAACACGGCATCTAAAACCGAGATCCAAGGAGAATTCGGATCTGTTGAAGACTACTACTTAAACAATTTTGAACATAAAACTGAGACAACTCCATGATACGCCTTAATCTATACCAACTGTTCAAAAATAAAACGTTATGGGCCTGGCCGGGTTTATTTCTATTGTTTGTGGTCGCTATGTTATACTGGGGTGATATTGGAGCTGCCCAAAATAGCTACTCCTTTACCGTCATATTGGGAGAAGGCGAAATTCCCATGTCCCTCGTTATGTCTCAATTAACGAGTCTGGTCATCCTTATTTGTATCATTGGATTGCCTAACCATTTTTCCAAAAACCTGACACCTGAGCGGGGATCTCTTCTGTTATCAAAACCGATATCACGCAGGGACTTCTTCTTTTCAGACTTTGCTTCGGTATCTGCTGTATTATTCTCTTACACCATTATAAGCATGGTTTTGATGGCCATTCTGCTGGGCGTAAAGGCAGCAATATTTCCTGTTCAGTTTTTCTTGGCACAGCTCTTGTTTTTTCCGCTTTTGATCATGACATACTATATCAGCATCGTTTTATTCCTGATACTCACCGACTCATACTTGGGCGGGGCACTATTGGGATGGATTGTAACAGGGTTCTCTTCGGTATTTCTAAACAGCGACAAAATATTGAGCATGCTTGGCCTTCAATCCGGTTTTGCAAGTACTTTCATGGATATTCTTAGCTATTTGATACCAAGTGCGGGAGGAATACAAAAAATTGTAGGGCAAGTATATGCCGGTGGATTCTCAGCCATCGACGGTGGACTATTAGCCTTTGTGTTGGCCTCATGCCTACCATTCGCATTGTTGAGCTATTATTTACTGCAAAAAAAAGAATTCTAATTTACATAACCGGTAGAATATTTCGTAGTGTCATTGTGCAATGAGTGAGAAGTCAACGATCTATTTCTAATCATTTCGTTTCACTTCCGCCCCTTGCCGGAGGCTAACTTCGAATCAAGTACTGAAACTTTACAAAAAATTGACGACTGGTTTCTTTATAGCCTCGAAATCCACCGGCACCCGACTGGTTGAATTCGGTAATGTAACTGGTTACACCTATATGAAATTTTGTAAATGGATTGGCTTTGTAAGAAACCAATGGGTAGATCTGCAGTTCATCCCTAAAAGAATTATACTCACTGATCAGTCTTGTATATAGCTTAGAGGTAAAATGGTAACGGCTATTCAGCCGATAAATATTACCGCTATAGAAAGTCTGAGGCCCATCCAAATCCGAAAGCGTAGAGTAATTATAATCCATTGTAAGACGAAATCGGGAGGTGGGCTTAATGGTAACATTACCAGAAATACTGTAGCCTTTACCTAATTCAGGATTCGTCGTGCGATTAATATCCCGACCAACTTCAAATCTGCCGCCAAACGAAAAGACATTCCAGGTATTAGAGTTAAAACTGATGGTTAAACGATTAATTTTACGAAACATCTGTCCCCGGAAGCGCTCATCATTCAATGGAAGGTAGCTAATATTAAGGCTGTTCTGTCCATCAAAGGTGTTGCTTAACCGGAGAAAAATATAGCGTTCCTGAAACTTACCTGAGAAATCATATCTCCAGGCACCACTCATACTCAATGATCCCTGAGATAAGAAATCATTGTTGGGGTAATACGAAATACTTTGGTTGCCCTCAAAGATCCGGCGATTTGTTTCATTAACAAATCCTGTTTGCGACTGAAAAGTCGGGGAATACGACCTGTATCCAAGCGAGAAGTTATAATACTTGGCCTCCCTTGCAAACTCAGTGTTTACAAGCAATCCGCTGTATTGTTCTCCGTTAAAAGCAGCGTCAAATGACGTTTCGCCAAAGGTTCGTTGATCATTATGCACAGTCGTATCGTTGAGCTCCTGGGTGCTGGAATAAGCAGTCTGTCCCCGAAAATAATAGTTGTCCGTAAGCAAAAAGTCCCAATCCAGGCTACCCACATAATTAGCTCCATCTATCTGGTTGCGCGTGGTAACCAACCCACCTATGTGAGACTCCTGACCCACATTATACTTTGCCCGTAATATATTGCTGTATGCTCCCTGATCGGACCTTACCTGAGAACTCCGTTCCTTGCCCGGAATAATAAAAGGGGTATTGCGATCGTATGCTGATAGGAATGCAATGCTAAAGTCATCTCCTTTCTGGGTATATTTACCTGCGGCCAAGGGATTATTGATTGTTCTCGAATAATACAAATCTTCGCTGGTACTAAACAGATCAGATCCCCGTACAAAAAACGGTCTCTTCTCAGGGTAAAACAAAGCAAAGGTTTCATTGACACTAATTTGTCCTGCATCTGTTTCTACCTGACTAAAATCCGGATTGATCACCAAATCCAACGAGCTGGTAGAGGTAGGAGAATATGAAATACTCCCACCAACCTTAGGCTGTACCGGACCATTATCAAATCCTGAGTTTGGATCCGACGGATCATTAAGAGCTCCACTCTGTGTAGCCACAGCATAGGGCAAAAGCTCTACTGTGTTGGAACTTTCCACATCTTGCATGTTTACTAACCTTCCGTTTTGGCAGAGCAAACAGGAGTTGTCTATACTCACATCAGTCCATAAAAGTTGATATCGATTATTACGCGGGTAGTTACGGAAAAACTGGATTGACCAATCTTGGAGATTGCGATCGGGAAAATTGATACTTTTAAATGGTATTTTCATCACGGCAGTATAACCGTTTTCGGTGATAGTAGCCTTAGAATACCACAGGGCATCAAAATTCATATCTTCGGAATTTCCCGTCCGTATAGCATCCATCTGTATGCCCAGGGGGTTCACAAAAAACTCATAGGCATTTTGGTTGTTATTGTAGGGATCTAGAAAAACACCGACATAGTCGTCACCGGAAAAATCATCGCGATCTGTTACATTGGCCCGAATACGACCAGGAGAAACATCCTGGCTACTGAATCCCACATACAGATGGGTTTTGCTGTATAACACTTTAACCTCGGTTGTAACGGGGGCTTCTTCTTCGTCATTGGGCTGCATTTGATGCTTAATAAATACTGAAGACGCTTGTTCCCAGGCGGTATGATCAAGATCTGCCGTAACCTCAAAATCCTCATCAATTTGATAAGGGTGTACTTTTGAGACACTGTCGGAGGGGGATTGGGCGTAAGAGTCAGGAAGTACCCCAACTAATAAAACAGCGATTAAAAAAATAAAATGATACTGAAACCGTAATCTCAATATTAAACTGCTGACCTTCTTTTGATCCATGTTCTTTCTGAAAATCTGATTCAATCCTTACAAAATTTGTTCATTCGATTTCAAAACGAATGGGAAAAATAAGGATAAAAGATCACATTTTTTACGATTAAAGAATCATAAAATTGATCAGTAATGCCGTTAAAGATAGCCGCACAAATTCTTTTTTCTGTAAGGATTCCCAACGAAGACAGTCTTACTTATAAACCTAACTACAAGTGAGATGCTATTATGTCTGATCAAGAACAATTCGAAGCGAACAATTTTTTAAAGCGAACGGTAAAAGAAATGAATCCCGATGAGCAGCCACGCGAAAAGCTGATGAACTATGGCAGCGAAAGCCTTTCGGATGCCGAGCTTATGGCCATTCTTCTGCGCACGGGCAGTCGCAAGATGAATGTCATTCAGATGGCACAAGCCCTGCTCGATCAATTCGATGGACTCCGTTATTTGGCTCGCAAAGAATGGCAAGACTTAAAGGTTATTCCAGGCATGGGCAAAGTAAAATCGCTGACGCTGGAGGCCGTTTTTGAGCTTTCGCGCCGTATCCAGATGGCTAGCTTGGGCGAACAGGTGCAAATTACCTCTCCTGAAGATGCCGTTGCCTATTTCGGTCCCAAGCTGCGTGACCTTACCAAAGAGGTGTTCATGGTGGCTTTTCTGAATAATGCCAAAGTGGTAATGGGATACAAGAAAATCAGTTCCGGCGGTGCCACAGCTACTATTGTAGACCCATCTGAAGTCATGCGTCAGGCGGTAATGAATGAAGCTAATAGTATTTTACTGCTGCATAATCATCCCAGCGGCAACAATAGCGAATCGAAGGCAGATATCCAGCTGACAGAACGCATCGCTAAGTCGGGCAAACTACTGGGCATCCCTGTTGATGACCACATCATCATCGCAGGCGACGGCTTCACAAGCTTCCGTTCTAAAGGGTTTATCAATTAAAAATTGTCCAGCTTTCATAAGATTAAACCAATCGAACCGATTTGTTCTTTCTAAGCAGATACTTAAAGCAGAACGTCTATGGGAGCAATTGTAGAAGAAGGAATTGGCAGACAAAGCAGAAAAGATTTCCGCGCTAAACTACTTCATCGCATATAAAGAAGCGCGCGAAACGCACTATTGGTTACGTCTCTTGAGAGATAGTAAATTAATTACTAGTAAAGAAGTAAAATCTATGCTTGATGATTGTTACGAACTAAAATGTATTCTGGGAGCAATACTTACCACACTCAATAAAGAATAAAAGAGATCATTTTTCATTTTCTCATTATTAAGTTTTCATTCCAACCTATTCGATATTCATGCTTCAAAAGTCTTATATTTAGCGGTTATTAATTTCCCGCAAATGCAATGGTATTAGACAATGAAGGAATACTTACGAGAAATAATTCGAGAATCTCTCCAGCAGTTTAATATTGATGACGAAGAAATCCCCGAGATACAGATTGAAAAGCCCAACCAGCCCGAGCACGGCGACGCCGCTGCCAATATTGCCATGAATCTGGCTAGCGTGCTTAAAGACAATCCCCGAAATATCGCCGAGCAGATTGTTGAGGGACTTGAATACAACTCCCAAAAAATTGATGCCGTTGAAATTGCGGGACCAGGCTTTATCAACTTCCGATACGCTGAAAATTACCTTTTTG from Fodinibius salinus carries:
- a CDS encoding four helix bundle protein codes for the protein MADKAEKISALNYFIAYKEARETHYWLRLLRDSKLITSKEVKSMLDDCYELKCILGAILTTLNKE